Proteins from a single region of Urocitellus parryii isolate mUroPar1 chromosome 4, mUroPar1.hap1, whole genome shotgun sequence:
- the LOC113175206 gene encoding olfactory receptor 13D1-like encodes MERTNWTEIEFILQGLSEYPRIEKLLFVLCLVMYLVILLGNSTLIILTLLDSRLHVPMYFFLGNLSFLDIWYTSSFIPSMLIHFLSEKKTISFTRCVIQMSVSYTMGSTECVLLAVMAYDRYVAICNPLRYSIIMSKALCIQMAALSWSLGLLNSLIETVLAVRLPFCGKNIINHFVCEILALVKLACTDISLNEIVIMLGNIIFLFSPLLLICISYIFILSTVLRINSVEGRKKAFSTCSAHMTVVILFYGTILFTYMKPKSKDSAFNKLITLFYGVVTPMLNPIIYSLRNAEVHGAMRKLMSRH; translated from the exons ATGGAAAGGACCAACTGGACAGAGATTGAGTTTATTCTGCAGGGACTTTCTGAATACCCAAGAATTGAAAAACTTCTTTTTGTGTTGTGCTTGGTGATGTACCTGGTAATCCTTCTGGGGAACAGCACCTTGATCATCCTAACTCTTCTGGATTCCCGCCTCCATGTGcccatgtactttttcctggGTAATCTTTCCTTCCTAGATATTTGGTACACATCCTCCTTTATCCCCTCAATGCTGATACACTTCCTATCAGAGAAAAAAACGATCTCTTTCACTAGATGTGTTATTCAAATGTCTGTCTCCTACACTATGGGATCCACAGAGTGTGTTCTCTTAgcagtgatggcctatgaccgttATGTGGCAATCTGTAACCCACTGAGGTACTCCATCATCATGAGCAAGGCACTCTGTATTCAGATGGCAGCTCTCTCCTGGAGTTTAGGACTTCTCAACTCATTGATAGAAACTGTTCTTGCAGTACGGTTGCCTTTCTGTGGGAAAAATATCATTAATCATTTTGTTTGTGAAATACTGGCCTTGGTCAAACTGGCTTGCACAGATATTTCCTTGAATGAGATTGTTATAATGTTGGgcaatataatatttttgttttctccattattGCTGATATGTATCTCATACATTTTCATCCTTTCTACTGTACTAAGAATCAATTCagttgaaggaagaaaaaaagcctTTTCTACCTGCTCAGCCCATATGACAGTGGTAATTTTGTTTTATGGGACAATACTCTTCACGTACATGAAGCCAAAGTCAAAAGACTCTGCTTTTAACAAGCTGATTACCCTCTTCTATGGTGTTGTCACCCCCATGCTCAATCCTATCATCTATAGCCTGAGGAATGCAGAGGTGCATGGAGCTATGAGAAAATTAATGAGTAGGCACTG A